Below is a window of Chiloscyllium punctatum isolate Juve2018m chromosome 49, sChiPun1.3, whole genome shotgun sequence DNA.
AACCTTAAGACCCCCAACAGAACCTCGGGTAACACCATTTTTAGGACCTTTTGGACTGGGACCCAGACGGACTGTCCAGGTACCTATAATGGCACCTATTTCATTTGTGGCCATAAGGCCTACCCTTGGCTGCCAGTCGCCTGGATTGGTAGCTGCTATGTTGGTTATGTAGTCCCCTACATCTACCATTTCCACTCATCCCCATTTGAGCTGCTCACAACTGGCTCCAAAAGAGCTTTATCTGCATTTGAGCAGTTCCTAGCCGTATTCACCCCTTTCTATGGGACCGTCCTGCTGACCATTGAAGTCAGGTACCTGACCTCACTCCTAGAGAAGGTGGCCAATGACACAGCCTTCTCCTTTAAGGAGATTAATGCAGAGATGGTTGCCCTTTGCACGGTTGTCCTCCAGAACCAGATAGTGCTAGACTACCTTTTGGCcaacaaggggggggggggcacatgtGCCCTCATTGGCTCTGCCTGTTGCACCTATATCTCTGATGCCAGTGAAAACATCACCAATCTTGCTGACCACATCCAAGAGGCGGACACTAGGCTTCATACCGCCAACTCTCATTGAGATCTTTGGACCTGGATGGGTGAGTGGTTCGGGTCTTGGGGGAGTGCCATTGTTCAGGGTCTCAAAGTGCTTGTTATTGCCCTCGTGGTCATCATGTTCTTGATTGTTTTTCTCAAACAGTGCTGCTCACATTGCAGCTCATTGCTGCTACCCTGTACACCCCATATAGCCCAATTAGTTAAGGTTACCTTCCCGATGAGCCCTTGTGTCACCACTAAGCCCCTCACACCCTAGATTTGAGGAGGATATCTGCTTGGATTCAGAGGGTTACCAAATTGACTCAGAACCGCCCCTTCCAGATAACCCCCTCGGATCGAGATACATTTCCCCCTTTTGTTGAAGCCCCAGACCTGCTTTTCTGattatgaaaagaaaaaaggagagaattGTTGAGGAAAAGTTAACATTATTTGCCTGGAAGCCATTATCCTGATTCGGCTGAGAGTTCCGTTTTGTGTCCCCAGCCAGAACTTTGCGGGCTATGCATTCCTTACTATGAGGTAATGTGAAAGGTTGTCCTTATCTTCCTTCTCAAGGTAGTGTCTCCTCCCTTTGCTGAATGATCAGTGCAGGCTGTAGAACGAGTCAAGCAGATATAGACTTTCCAATTAGTCCCTCTTCCTTCTCTAGTTATTGCCTCTTCACAGTCATTCAGCCAATTAGGGATATCTCCGCTTAGTATTAGCAATCGGTGTAACTAGAGCAGGTTGTGATACCACTTGATCTGTCCACTTATAGAATGCATAATAGTGCTTTAGTTTTGAACTTAATGACTCACCTCTAATTTAGTACCAACTTGTAAGCATGCCAAACTGTATAATTAATGGTCAGCTCCGAGCTGTTTTCTCTATATAATCCTGTAGTATCCTGATGTACTTCGGAATAGCACCGAGCCACAGTTAGGACTGTGAATTCCCCATGATATATCATGTAATAAACTAATCAGTTTGCAAGGTCCGAGTCTCGAGAGTTTTCTTCAAcacatggggaatgcagggttacagagatggagtgGGGCTGAGTGAAATgttctttggagggccagtgtggatgcgatgagctgaatggccttcttccataCTGTGGAGGTTCTGTGAAACTAGCCCCCGTAAAATTTggacattttgagtctggtatgactctttgTCAGAACCTCTGACTTGTTCTGTTAATTCAGTATCTTTCTCAATAGGTATTGGCAGGAACTCCAGCACTCTGTATGTATGAATTCTACATATGAATTGGCTGATGATCTTCCTATGGCATAACAAATGTAGTTCAGTCAGAGGAGAATGCTTTGAGACAGCTGGAGGTTGTAAAAGGCGTTGTATaacttttttttcttgtttt
It encodes the following:
- the LOC140469331 gene encoding endogenous retrovirus group PABLB member 1 Env polyprotein-like, which translates into the protein MTYTCVREINRSRCWVCAHIPLYSQGGIPLWSILVNESDTAEWWLERNGSSEVAMLRLPSGFEKLGLALTDDSLPCWKSAGYTLNKYKGWFQPGTTSLLLTSKSIRSTLRGSILNLKTPNRTSGNTIFRTFWTGTQTDCPGTYNGTYFICGHKAYPWLPVAWIGSCYVGYVVPYIYHFHSSPFELLTTGSKRALSAFEQFLAVFTPFYGTVLLTIEVRYLTSLLEKVANDTAFSFKEINAEMVALCTVVLQNQIVLDYLLANKGGGGTCALIGSACCTYISDASENITNLADHIQEADTRLHTANSH